A portion of the Lolium rigidum isolate FL_2022 chromosome 1, APGP_CSIRO_Lrig_0.1, whole genome shotgun sequence genome contains these proteins:
- the LOC124669801 gene encoding ethylene-responsive transcription factor 1-like encodes MCGGKLLPNDHGKGRRPGQVLPAGKRKMRDNRPADEDTHDWEAAFRQFMDDDDDDDIEPFLAGLHAHHLLLRLNTARIFSPVTDVCSVYAGVMAESCKLEPRSPAIARPKRRRASPSHPYRGIRQRAWGRWSAEIRDPTKGVRVWIGTFDTAEDAARAYDAEARRIHGRKARTNFPAGTAAPASYGDHPGPSHRSTIGGKGSVVSATESVSTWSSSSSEAYSTSPSDARILLECCSDDVMESLLAGSSDSMDFWSFLLPSNNY; translated from the coding sequence ATGTGCGGAGGGAAGCTCCTCCCGAACGATCACGGCAAAGGGCGTCGTCCCGGCCAAGTCCTGCCGGCGGGGAAGAGGAAAATGCGCGACAACAGGCCCGCCGATGAGGATACTCATGACTGGGAGGCCGCCTTCCGGCAGTtcatggacgacgacgacgacgacgacattgAGCCGTTCTTGGCAGGTTTGCATGCACATCACTTGCTGCTACGTCTCAACACAGCAAGAATTTTCAGTCCAGTTACTGATGTGTGTTCTGTGTATGCAGGGGTCATGGCGGAGTCCTGCAAGCTCGAGCCCCGTTCGCCGGCCATTGCGAGACCGAAGCGGCGCAGGGCGAGCCCCAGCCACCCGTACCGTGGCATCCGGCAGCGGGCGTGGGGGAGGTGGTCGGCGGAGATCCGCGACCCCACGAAGGGCGTCCGCGTCTGGatcggcaccttcgacaccgcCGAGGACGCCGCGCGCGCCTACGACGCTGAGGCGCGGCGCATCCACGGTAGGAAGGCTAGGACCAATTTTCCAGCCGgcacggcggcgccggcgtcGTACGGTGATCATCCCGGGCCGTCTCATCGCAGCACCATCGGCGGCAAGGGCAGCGTGGTCAGCGCGACGGAGAGCGTCTCCacgtggtcgtcgtcgtcgtccgaggCCTACAGTACCTCACCGTCCGACGCGCGGATTCTGTTGGAGTGCTGCTCGGACGACGTCATGGAGAGCCTCCTCGCCGGCTCCTCCGACAGCATGGACTTCTGGAGCTTCCTTCTCCCGAGTAACAACTACTAG
- the LOC124685093 gene encoding E4 SUMO-protein ligase PIAL2-like, with protein MNGHRLQAIGDRIKCHFRGGHNTLPSSDLNHLVYAFARGIDYALSGGDVPKIAPEIPDTMRKVYQLRNDPYLQSSVMILIISCKNACKNKWFQPADYIDILRMADEISGNFCTPVSQANDNTVLEIISTVMPRYYPKLKFDRLVTSLEAKVGYDILMADFFIHRNLPKNEKISLIVVQKENLDVSSCIATPPHVSFLVNGKGVDKRTNVSLETGAQFPTDITKMLKYGANILQAVGYFNANYIIAVAFVNNLISSDAPKLNDYAQPVTADLPDSDILEGPSRVSLKCPISFRRMKTPVKGQLCKHHQCFDYDNYMEMNLKKPTWRCPFCNTPSNFIDLRNDQKMAKVLQETSDDIIDILVFPDGSWKAIHDEKSDKNRHAGDMIQQNGDTVDTDATISEVIDLVNKDDDGDLPMSLASTPEDLKPVLNSPDLSVMDYLPDFPVSTTAQSEDLYVGGGNNGSSNGTSTSGQNLLLSSTSGPSSSSFGTLESILPRDIMQMQPATTDAASPSFGTPNLTFAMQQISQGAYPNIMHTQSQLDSQHRSEVARHAIPSIPRNVRREPIAIQALAVPQQNSSRRVHANVLNPPSPNPQSISASLNYPAHHVTNADSVITSMINGVGPLSRAPDGSPSLHQQSTQQDMRNMPNHARGRVMGLAAPPFVHMRPPTGVPGQGRGANAHGAPFPQQYQHFDQRQIDNLMGQFISQGGAVSQGIQSNLFAPQQSQALRSQAVSRPGTPPVQPPQQSQALRSQAVSRPGTPPVQPRVQSPGLPQTAPATPLVEAFDAPELQIDPNWQPTGRMRGSLVGPAYDQAIGRYLQPGGERTSQAQPPGR; from the exons ATGAACGGGCACCGCCTGCAGGCCATCGGCGACCGGATCAAGTGCCACTTCCGCGGCGGCCACAACACGCTCCCCTCCTCCGACCTCAACCACCTCGTCTACGCCTTCGCCAG AGGGATCGATTACGCGCTCTCCGGCGGCGATGTTCCCAAGATCGCGCCGGAGATACCCGACACTATGAGAAAG GTGTATCAGCTGAGAAATGATCCATATCTACAATCATCCGTCATGATACTAATTATATCATGCAAG AATGCTTGTAAAAATAAATGGTTTCAACCTGCAGATTACATCGACATTCTCAGAATGGCTGATGAG ATATCGGGGAACTTCTGCACGCCTGTTAGCCAAGCTAATGACAACACTGTGCTTGAAATCATTTCAACAGTAATGCCAAG GTACTATCCTAAGTTGAAGTTCGACCGTTTAGTCACTTCGCTGGAAGCAAAG GTTGGATATGATATTTTGATGGCTGACTTCTTTATTCATAGAAATCTACCTAAAAATGAGAAGATT AGTCTAATTGTTGTCCAAAAGGAAAACTTAGATGTCTCATCATGTATTGCAACCCCACCGCATGTGAG CTTTTTAGTAAATGGAAAAGGTGTGGACAAGAGGACTAATGTTTCACTG GAAACAGGAGCCCAGTTTCCCACTGATATCACCAAGATGCTCAAATATGGTGCAAACATCTTACAGGCTGTTGGATATTTTAATG CCAACTACATCATAGCAGTAGCATTTGTCAACAATTTGATATCTTCTGATGCTCCAAAACTCAATGACTATGCCCAaccagtcacagcagatcttcctg ATTCAGATATACTTGAAGGGCCATCAAGAGTATCCCTAAAGTGCCCCATAAG TTTTAGGCGCATGAAGACACCAGTTAAAGGGCAGCTATGCAAACACCACCAG TGTTTTGATTATGATAATTACATGGAGATGAACTTGAAGAAACCGACCTGGCGCTGTCCATTTTGTAATACTCCTTCAAATTTTATTGACCTACGAAATGATCAAAAGATGGCCAAG GTTTTACAAGAGACTAGTGATGACATCATTGATATTCTTGTATTCCCTGATGGATCTTGGAAAGCTATTCATGATGAGAAATCAGATAAAAATAGACATGCAGGTGACATGATTCAGCAGAATGGGGATACTGTAGATACCGATGCAACTATTTCCGAGGTTATAGACCTTGTAAAcaaggatgatgatggtgatctGCCTATGAGTTTGGCGTCTACCCCTGAAGATTTGAAGCCTGTGTTGAATAGTCCAGATTTATCTGTCATGGACTATCTTCCAGATTTCCCTGTTAGCACAACTGCTCAGTCAGAAGATCTATATGTAGGAGGTGGAAATAACGGATCTAGCAATGGTACCTCAACTTCTGGCCAAAATTTGTTACTATCGTCTACAAGTGGACCCAGCTCTAGTTCTTTTGGGACCTTGGAGTCTATTCTGCCTAGAGATATCATGCAAATGCAACCTGCTACCACAGATGCCGCCTCTCCTTCTTTTGGAACTCCCAATTTAACATTTGCCATGCAACAAATTTCACAAGGAGCATACCCCAATATTATGCACACACAATCACAGCTAGATTCTCAACATAGATCAGAAGTAGCACGGCATGCTATACCTAGTATACCTAGAAATGTCAGGAGAGAACCTATTGCAATCCAGGCTTTGGCAGTGCCACAGCAGAACTCATCTAGAAGGGTGCACGCAAATGTCTTGAATCCTCCATCTCCCAACCCACAATCAATTTCAGCTTCTTTGAACTACCCAGCACATCATGTGACAAATGCAGACAGCGTAATCACATCTATGATTAATGGTGTTGGGCCACTCTCAAGGGCTCCTGATGGTTCCCCATCGTTGCATCAACAGTCGACACAACAG GACATGCGCAACATGCCAAACCATGCACGTGGCCGCGTTATGGGCCTTGCTGCACCACCCTTCGTGCATATGAGACCACCGACGGGGGTTCCAGGACAGGGTAGAGGTGCTAATGCGCATGGAGCTCCCTTTCCCCAACAATATCAGCACTTTGACCAGCGACAAATTGACAATCTAATGGGCCAATTCATTTCCCAAGGTGGTGCAGTTAGCCAGGGCATACAGAGCAATCTCTTTGCTCCCCAGCAGAGCCAGGCATTGAGATCGCAAGCAGTATCCCGACCAGGAACTCCACCGGTGCAACCACCCCAGCAGAGCCAGGCATTGAGATCGCAAGCAGTATCCCGACCAGGAACTCCACCGGTGCAACCACGTGTGCAGTCTCCCGGTCTACCACAGACTGCTCCTGCCACTCCTCTTGTTGAAGCTTTCGATGCCCCAGAGCTTCAGATCGACCCGAACTGGCAGCCTACGGGGCGGATGAGGGGGAGCCTGGTAGGCCCTGCTTACGATCAAGCAATAGGACGCTATCTGCAGCCAGGTGGTGAGCGGACAAGCCAGGCTCAGCCACCTGGCAGGTAG